A single genomic interval of Parvularcula marina harbors:
- a CDS encoding GntR family transcriptional regulator has protein sequence MNERNHISIREAIRGRITDGEWAPGAMMPGETDLAEEYGCSRTTVNRALQKLAEDGLIERKRRAGTRVREIPSRQAKFRIPILRHEIEAAGGAYSSRVAFRETLKAPGFIQSRLRLATGARVLRLHTVHLSDGQPYAFEDRWVNIKAAPGVVDAPFDIISANEWLVREVPYSSGDVRFSAMAAGQIEAQALATSLGAPLFTVERTTWLRDLYITTTKLCYRPGYHMRTEL, from the coding sequence TTGAACGAGCGTAATCACATCTCGATTCGTGAAGCCATTCGTGGTCGTATTACCGATGGCGAATGGGCGCCCGGCGCGATGATGCCCGGTGAAACCGATCTTGCCGAGGAATATGGCTGCTCTCGCACGACTGTGAATCGCGCCCTTCAGAAACTCGCCGAAGATGGCCTGATCGAGCGCAAGCGGCGAGCGGGCACACGCGTAAGAGAGATTCCGTCGCGGCAGGCAAAGTTTCGTATACCTATCCTTCGTCACGAGATCGAAGCCGCTGGTGGAGCCTACAGCTCACGAGTCGCCTTCCGTGAAACGCTAAAGGCGCCGGGCTTCATTCAGTCTCGCCTGCGACTTGCGACAGGCGCGCGCGTTCTTCGCCTTCACACCGTGCATCTGAGTGACGGCCAGCCCTATGCGTTTGAAGACCGATGGGTGAACATCAAGGCGGCGCCGGGCGTTGTCGATGCTCCCTTCGACATTATCAGCGCAAACGAGTGGCTCGTCAGAGAAGTTCCCTATTCGAGCGGCGATGTTCGATTTTCGGCGATGGCAGCCGGACAGATCGAAGCGCAAGCGCTTGCGACGTCATTAGGTGCGCCGCTCTTCACTGTCGAACGCACGACTTGGCTTCGCGACCTCTACATCACGACGACGAAGCTGTGTTACCGCCCAGGCTATCACATGCGGACCGAACTCTAA
- the hutU gene encoding urocanate hydratase translates to MTDRLANRREVKAPTGSELNCLSWTTEAPFRMLHNNLDREVAENPDELVVYGGIGRAARTWADFDRISTALKTLREDQTLLVQSGRPVGVFETHKDAPRVLIANSNLVPHWATWEKFNELDRKGLMMYGQMTAGSWIYIGTQGIVQGTYETFVEAGRRHYSGDLKGRWILTGGLGGMGGAQPLAAVMAGACCLAVECNPDSIDFRLRTRYLDEKAETLDEALEMIERWTKAGEAKSVGLLGNAADIFPELVKRGVKPDIVTDQTSAHDPVNGYLPLGWTMAEWRTKRETDPKAVEKAARASMKIHVQAMLDFWNADVPTLDYGNNIRQMAFEEGLEKAFDFPGFVPAYIRPLFCRGVGPFRWAALSGDPEDIYRTDEKVKELLPDNAHLHNWLDMARARISFQGLPARICWVGLGDRHRLGLAFNEMVANGELKAPVVIGRDHLDSGSVASPNRETEAMKDGSDAVSDWPLLNALLNTASGATWVSLHHGGGVGMGFSQHAGMVIVADGTEDAARRLKRVLWNDPASGVMRHAHAGYDDAVACAQEMGLELGLSK, encoded by the coding sequence GTGACTGACAGACTGGCCAACAGACGTGAGGTCAAGGCCCCAACCGGATCAGAGCTCAACTGCCTTTCATGGACGACGGAAGCACCTTTCCGTATGCTGCATAATAATCTCGATCGTGAGGTGGCGGAGAATCCGGACGAACTCGTCGTCTATGGCGGCATAGGGCGGGCCGCCCGCACATGGGCTGACTTCGACAGAATTTCTACCGCACTGAAGACGTTACGCGAGGACCAGACGTTGCTGGTTCAATCGGGCCGGCCGGTTGGTGTTTTCGAGACGCACAAGGATGCGCCGCGCGTGCTCATCGCCAACTCCAACCTCGTTCCACACTGGGCGACCTGGGAGAAATTCAACGAACTCGACCGCAAAGGGCTGATGATGTACGGCCAGATGACAGCCGGATCGTGGATCTATATCGGTACGCAGGGGATCGTTCAGGGGACGTATGAAACATTCGTCGAGGCGGGCCGGCGCCACTACAGCGGCGATTTAAAGGGACGCTGGATCCTGACCGGCGGGCTCGGCGGCATGGGCGGCGCACAGCCGCTCGCCGCGGTAATGGCCGGCGCCTGCTGCCTCGCGGTCGAATGCAATCCCGACAGCATCGATTTCCGTCTGCGTACGCGCTATCTCGATGAGAAGGCCGAAACGCTGGACGAGGCGCTCGAGATGATCGAGCGCTGGACAAAGGCCGGAGAAGCAAAATCAGTCGGCCTTCTCGGCAATGCCGCCGACATCTTTCCCGAACTCGTCAAGCGCGGCGTGAAGCCTGACATCGTCACCGATCAGACCTCGGCCCATGACCCGGTGAACGGCTATCTACCGCTTGGCTGGACGATGGCAGAATGGCGCACCAAACGCGAAACTGATCCGAAGGCGGTCGAAAAAGCTGCACGCGCCTCAATGAAAATCCATGTGCAGGCGATGCTGGATTTCTGGAATGCAGACGTTCCGACACTCGATTACGGCAACAACATCCGCCAGATGGCGTTTGAAGAAGGGCTTGAGAAGGCGTTTGATTTTCCAGGCTTTGTGCCGGCCTATATCCGCCCGCTCTTCTGCCGTGGCGTCGGGCCGTTCCGCTGGGCGGCGCTATCCGGTGATCCGGAAGATATTTACCGTACGGACGAAAAAGTAAAAGAGCTGCTGCCGGACAATGCGCATCTGCATAACTGGCTCGACATGGCGCGCGCGCGGATTTCGTTCCAAGGGTTGCCGGCGCGGATCTGCTGGGTCGGATTGGGTGATCGCCATCGCCTCGGGCTCGCCTTCAACGAAATGGTCGCAAACGGTGAACTCAAGGCGCCGGTCGTGATCGGCCGCGATCATCTCGATTCAGGGTCGGTCGCCAGCCCGAACCGTGAAACCGAGGCGATGAAAGACGGCTCGGACGCCGTATCCGACTGGCCGCTCCTGAATGCGCTTCTGAACACTGCGTCCGGCGCCACCTGGGTGTCACTGCATCATGGCGGCGGCGTCGGCATGGGCTTCTCGCAGCATGCCGGCATGGTCATCGTCGCCGATGGTACCGAAGACGCCGCGCGGCGCCTGAAGCGTGTCCTCTGGAACGATCCGGCGAGCGGCGTCATGCGCCACGCGCACGCAGGCTATGATGATGCTGTGGCGTGCGCGCAGGAGATGGGTTTGGAACTCGGCCTATCGAAGTAG
- the hutI gene encoding imidazolonepropionase, translating into MPARLLTQCRLATMTPGGAPYGLVEDAAIAIDNGRIAWAGASPELPSQYTELPEELLGGRLVTPALIDCHTHLVHGGDRAREFEMRLNGVSYEEIARAGGGINSTVVSTRAASEQELIDTALIRLDSLIADGVAVVEIKSGYGLTVDDELRMLRVARRLGELRPVKVVTTWLAAHAMPRDFNGDADQYINDVVIAGLERAAAEGLVDAVDGYCENIAFSPAQIERVFQKARELGLPVKLHAEQLSDQKGAVLAARYGALSADHLEHLAPEDAGALAAAGSVAVLLPGAFYALRETKLPPIEALRSAGVPMAVATDCNPGTSPLSSLLVTMNMACVLFRLTPEEALAGATSAAAKALGLSGEYGTIEPDTRAELAVWNVKHPAELSYRIGRSPLERRISAMETA; encoded by the coding sequence ATGCCCGCACGGCTCCTGACCCAATGCAGACTGGCGACTATGACGCCGGGCGGGGCACCATACGGCCTGGTGGAAGATGCGGCGATCGCGATTGATAACGGACGTATCGCCTGGGCGGGCGCATCACCCGAATTACCCTCGCAGTATACAGAACTTCCAGAAGAGCTGCTGGGCGGACGTCTCGTCACCCCAGCGCTGATCGACTGTCATACCCATCTCGTCCATGGCGGCGACCGTGCGCGGGAATTCGAGATGCGCCTCAACGGGGTGAGCTATGAAGAGATCGCCCGCGCTGGCGGCGGCATAAACTCCACGGTCGTCTCGACGCGCGCGGCAAGCGAGCAGGAACTGATCGATACGGCGCTCATCCGCCTCGACAGCCTGATTGCGGATGGTGTCGCCGTCGTTGAAATAAAATCAGGCTACGGCCTTACCGTGGACGATGAACTCCGCATGCTGCGTGTCGCACGGCGGCTCGGCGAGTTGCGGCCTGTCAAGGTCGTCACGACCTGGCTTGCTGCGCATGCCATGCCGAGAGATTTCAACGGTGACGCTGACCAATATATCAACGACGTTGTGATCGCCGGGCTGGAACGAGCGGCAGCAGAGGGCCTTGTCGATGCCGTCGACGGCTATTGTGAGAATATCGCCTTTTCGCCTGCACAGATCGAACGGGTCTTTCAGAAAGCGCGCGAGCTCGGCCTGCCAGTAAAACTTCACGCCGAGCAGCTTTCCGACCAGAAGGGCGCGGTGCTTGCCGCCCGCTATGGCGCGCTTTCGGCCGATCATCTTGAACATCTTGCGCCCGAGGATGCAGGCGCGCTAGCCGCTGCGGGCTCTGTCGCGGTCCTGCTTCCCGGCGCTTTTTACGCGCTGCGCGAGACGAAGCTGCCGCCGATTGAGGCACTGCGCAGCGCCGGCGTTCCGATGGCCGTGGCAACCGACTGCAATCCCGGCACTTCGCCTTTGTCATCCCTCCTCGTTACCATGAACATGGCCTGCGTGCTCTTCCGTCTGACCCCAGAAGAAGCGCTTGCAGGGGCGACCAGCGCCGCCGCCAAGGCGCTCGGACTTTCAGGTGAGTACGGAACTATCGAGCCCGATACCCGAGCGGAGCTTGCAGTCTGGAACGTCAAACACCCGGCGGAGCTGAGCTATCGTATCGGGCGCTCCCCCCTTGAACGGCGGATCTCAGCCATGGAGACAGCATGA
- a CDS encoding YbjN domain-containing protein codes for MVGNELTGDEMIKNILKGACIAAAGSLAMGIAAAQSNSLAVEKAPISNPTEILESFDAVSILPILDEMGLKYQGAKLPDGQKIILAAAPNGLKFQLTPTACNDKGTKCRGLHMLALFKSNAPSRTVAAFNYRYAFVSTGLDDSGVAYVSRYDIADYGTPRGNLAISIANYLHMASTFDRHLYEATNTVKAPTDSDLSANGLNMRGILANASLAQQVGLNPSSHEVSFEALTDVVDTFVKADGLAPGRIVNQVTGER; via the coding sequence ATGGTGGGCAACGAACTGACTGGGGATGAGATGATCAAGAACATTCTGAAAGGCGCATGTATTGCGGCTGCCGGGTCGCTGGCTATGGGGATAGCAGCGGCACAAAGCAATTCCTTGGCTGTAGAGAAAGCACCGATTTCCAATCCAACGGAAATTCTTGAGAGCTTTGATGCGGTCTCGATCCTGCCGATCCTTGATGAGATGGGCCTGAAATATCAGGGCGCAAAGCTGCCCGATGGCCAGAAAATCATTCTCGCCGCGGCACCGAACGGCCTCAAATTCCAGCTCACGCCGACGGCTTGTAACGACAAAGGCACCAAGTGCCGCGGGCTGCACATGCTGGCCCTGTTCAAGAGCAACGCGCCGTCGCGCACGGTTGCGGCCTTCAACTACCGCTATGCGTTCGTCTCGACGGGTCTTGATGACTCAGGCGTCGCCTATGTCAGCCGCTATGACATTGCAGATTACGGCACACCGCGCGGTAACCTTGCGATCTCGATCGCCAATTACCTGCACATGGCATCCACCTTTGACCGCCATCTTTATGAAGCTACCAATACGGTGAAGGCGCCGACCGACAGCGATCTGTCGGCCAATGGTCTCAACATGCGCGGCATCCTCGCCAATGCGTCGCTTGCCCAGCAGGTTGGCCTGAACCCGTCCAGCCACGAAGTCAGCTTCGAAGCGCTGACCGATGTGGTCGACACCTTCGTGAAGGCAGATGGTCTGGCCCCTGGCCGTATCGTCAACCAGGTGACGGGCGAGCGCTAA
- a CDS encoding formimidoylglutamate deiminase, with amino-acid sequence MRRAIFAKQMLTTAGWRRDAHVTIGEDGSITAIGDGDLPDATRVDILLPAPGNVHSHSFQRALAGLTEFRGKAGTDNFWTWRELMYRFVERLTPEHVEAIAAQVQVEMLEAGYAAVGEFHYLHHQNGGEAYDDPAEMSGRILNAADETGIGCTHLPVLYMRGGLDDRALKDGQLRFGCDLERFERLHESIHSKINLFADDFRLGVAPHSLRAVTQEGLALAADLAKDAPVHIHIAEQTAEVDEVKAALGSTPVRWLLDHAEIAENWCLIHATHMSPDETRDAAVSKSVAGLCPITEANLGDGVFPAAAFIDAGGRMAVGSDSNVRISLTEELRLLEYSQRLTLRRRAVLADARSCGRFLYDHVTAGGAQALGRDSGRIAPGALADLVALDGAKPYLAGMEDDHLLDAWIFAGDDSAVSDVWSAGRHAVRQGEHIRRDVIRARFDAVMAELRADL; translated from the coding sequence TTGCGACGGGCGATTTTCGCAAAGCAGATGCTGACGACGGCAGGCTGGCGCCGCGATGCACATGTGACCATCGGCGAAGACGGCAGCATCACCGCCATCGGCGACGGGGATTTGCCGGACGCCACGCGCGTGGACATCCTGCTCCCGGCGCCGGGGAATGTGCACTCCCACAGTTTTCAGCGCGCTCTGGCAGGGTTGACGGAGTTTCGCGGCAAAGCGGGTACGGATAATTTCTGGACATGGCGTGAGCTGATGTATCGCTTTGTCGAACGGTTGACGCCGGAACATGTGGAAGCCATCGCCGCGCAGGTTCAGGTCGAAATGCTCGAGGCCGGTTACGCCGCTGTCGGAGAATTTCACTACCTCCACCATCAGAATGGGGGAGAGGCTTACGATGACCCGGCGGAGATGTCGGGTCGCATTCTGAATGCGGCGGATGAAACGGGGATCGGCTGTACACACCTTCCGGTGCTCTATATGCGCGGTGGTCTCGATGATCGCGCGCTCAAGGACGGACAGTTGAGATTCGGCTGCGATCTTGAGCGATTTGAACGTCTCCACGAGTCGATCCATTCTAAGATAAATCTGTTTGCAGATGACTTTCGTCTTGGTGTTGCGCCGCATTCCCTGCGCGCGGTGACCCAAGAGGGGCTCGCCCTTGCGGCGGATCTCGCAAAAGATGCCCCCGTTCATATCCATATCGCCGAGCAGACCGCAGAAGTGGATGAGGTCAAGGCCGCGCTCGGCTCGACACCAGTGCGCTGGCTTCTCGATCATGCCGAGATTGCCGAGAACTGGTGCCTCATCCACGCAACACATATGAGCCCGGACGAAACCCGTGATGCAGCGGTGTCAAAGAGCGTGGCGGGGCTTTGCCCCATCACTGAAGCCAATCTCGGTGACGGCGTATTTCCTGCCGCCGCCTTTATTGACGCAGGCGGACGAATGGCGGTCGGCTCCGACTCCAATGTCCGTATCTCCCTCACCGAAGAGCTGCGCCTGCTTGAATATTCGCAGCGGCTAACGTTGCGGCGCCGGGCCGTGCTTGCCGATGCACGCTCCTGCGGGCGTTTCCTCTATGATCATGTGACAGCCGGCGGCGCGCAGGCGCTGGGACGCGATTCGGGTCGGATCGCGCCCGGCGCACTTGCCGATCTCGTCGCGCTCGACGGCGCGAAGCCCTACCTTGCGGGCATGGAAGATGATCATCTCCTCGACGCCTGGATATTCGCGGGAGACGATAGCGCCGTCAGTGACGTCTGGTCCGCAGGTCGTCATGCCGTCAGGCAGGGTGAACATATCCGGCGTGACGTAATCCGTGCCCGGTTTGACGCGGTCATGGCTGAGCTGAGAGCCGATCTTTGA
- the rpsO gene encoding 30S ribosomal protein S15: MSITPERKAELIAEYAIKEGDTGSPEVQVAILTDRINTLTEHFKEHKKDNHSRRGLLKMVSQRRRLLDYVRAKEEARYLSLIERLSLRR; this comes from the coding sequence ATGTCGATTACGCCCGAGCGTAAAGCCGAACTTATTGCCGAATACGCCATCAAAGAAGGCGACACCGGCTCCCCCGAAGTTCAGGTCGCGATCCTGACGGACCGGATCAACACGCTGACCGAGCACTTCAAAGAGCACAAAAAAGACAATCACTCGCGCCGCGGCCTCCTCAAAATGGTTTCGCAGCGCCGCCGCCTGCTCGATTATGTCCGCGCCAAGGAAGAAGCACGCTACCTGTCGCTGATCGAGCGCCTGTCGCTGCGCCGCTAA
- the hutH gene encoding histidine ammonia-lyase yields MSIVLNPGQATLTLLERIYRGEEAFHLDRTARAGVDQSAEKIAQAVRGSAPIYGVNTGFGKLASVRIETAHIEQLQRNLILSHCAGTGAPLPAAITRLIMALKLLSLGRGASGVRWELIEQIETYVAAGILPVIPSQGSVGASGDLAPLAHMTAALIGEGEVAFRGATMQTADALSMAGISPLPLGPKEGLAMINGTQVSTALALAGLFDAWRLAVGSLTTCALSVDAAMGTAAPFREEIHLLRGHPGQIDAARRLRELLSGSGINASHIDGDERVQDPYCLRCQPQVAGACIDLMRRAGASLLIEANAVTDNPLVLPDGDIVSGGNFHAEPVAFAADEIAIAIAETGAISQRRISLLVDPALSYGLPAFLTPAPGLNSGLMIAEVTSAALMSENKALANPRSVDSTPTSANQEDHVSMACHGARRLEEMNNNLAGIIAVEAMAGAQGIDLRAPLQTSEKLSGVIKEIRSVCPPLTDDRILSGDIEALKTVALSTTRLADIGGVAPVMLELVP; encoded by the coding sequence ATGAGCATCGTCCTCAACCCCGGTCAGGCAACTCTGACCCTGCTGGAACGGATCTATCGCGGCGAAGAGGCTTTTCACCTCGACCGTACCGCGCGTGCTGGCGTCGATCAGTCAGCGGAGAAAATTGCGCAGGCTGTCAGAGGCTCAGCCCCGATCTATGGCGTCAATACAGGCTTTGGGAAGCTGGCATCGGTCCGCATCGAGACAGCACATATCGAGCAGCTTCAACGCAACCTTATTCTCTCCCATTGCGCCGGCACGGGCGCACCACTTCCTGCGGCGATCACGCGCCTGATCATGGCCTTGAAACTCTTGTCACTCGGGCGCGGCGCGTCCGGCGTGCGATGGGAGCTCATTGAGCAGATCGAGACTTACGTCGCAGCCGGAATACTACCGGTCATCCCGTCGCAAGGTTCGGTCGGCGCCTCCGGCGACCTTGCACCTCTTGCCCATATGACTGCGGCGCTGATCGGTGAGGGCGAGGTCGCCTTCCGGGGCGCGACGATGCAAACGGCGGATGCCTTATCCATGGCAGGGATTTCTCCCCTACCGCTGGGGCCTAAGGAAGGCCTTGCCATGATCAATGGTACGCAGGTGTCGACGGCGCTGGCGCTTGCCGGGCTCTTCGATGCATGGCGGCTGGCGGTAGGCAGCCTTACGACCTGCGCACTGTCCGTAGACGCCGCAATGGGAACGGCCGCACCTTTCCGGGAGGAGATCCACCTCCTGCGCGGCCACCCCGGCCAGATCGATGCGGCGCGTCGTCTGCGCGAACTCCTGTCGGGATCCGGTATCAATGCCAGCCACATCGATGGTGACGAGCGTGTCCAGGACCCTTACTGCCTGCGCTGTCAGCCGCAAGTCGCCGGCGCCTGCATCGATCTCATGCGCCGAGCCGGGGCATCCCTTCTTATCGAAGCCAATGCTGTGACCGATAACCCGCTCGTGCTGCCGGACGGCGACATCGTTTCGGGCGGCAATTTTCACGCTGAGCCCGTGGCCTTTGCTGCCGACGAGATCGCCATCGCCATTGCCGAAACGGGCGCGATTTCGCAGCGACGCATTTCTCTGCTTGTCGATCCGGCCTTGAGCTATGGCCTGCCGGCTTTTCTGACGCCCGCGCCCGGGCTGAATTCCGGCCTGATGATCGCGGAAGTCACCTCCGCGGCTCTGATGAGCGAGAACAAGGCGCTCGCCAATCCGCGTTCGGTCGATTCCACACCGACCTCGGCCAATCAGGAAGACCATGTCTCGATGGCATGTCACGGCGCGCGGCGGCTTGAGGAGATGAATAACAATCTTGCCGGGATCATCGCGGTCGAGGCGATGGCCGGCGCGCAAGGGATCGATCTGCGCGCGCCCCTCCAGACGAGCGAAAAGCTGTCAGGCGTCATCAAAGAGATCCGCAGTGTATGCCCTCCGCTTACGGATGACAGGATCCTCTCAGGCGACATAGAGGCTCTGAAGACTGTTGCATTATCGACGACACGACTCGCGGACATAGGCGGCGTCGCACCCGTCATGCTGGAGCTTGTGCCGTGA
- a CDS encoding WYL domain-containing protein, with protein sequence MQPNDLKLRWGVEQRLEFIEYRLFWEGYVNRGDIIDRYGVSVPQASKDLAQYQEAAPDNLDYDRRAKKYVPLPGFKPIYLKPDAEDYLTKLVSRTSQSSDLLSGIEYPKADMIPNLNRKLDPDVLRSLTTASRHLQVVEVAYQSMTSEASAPTLRKISPHGFGSDGMRWHVRGYCHRDDIFKDFLISRFHDIRAIEASEIDPRTDLQWHSTLNVILTPNPALSEAQQDVIAADYGMLNGRLEVDVRKSFLFYFLRRYRLDLTDLSPDPREAPLVIENRSAFEEALVSNQN encoded by the coding sequence ATGCAGCCAAATGATCTCAAACTACGCTGGGGTGTCGAGCAACGCCTTGAATTCATTGAGTATCGGCTGTTCTGGGAGGGGTATGTAAATCGCGGAGATATTATTGACCGATATGGCGTTTCGGTCCCTCAGGCCTCCAAAGACCTCGCTCAATACCAGGAAGCTGCCCCCGATAATCTCGATTACGACCGGCGCGCCAAAAAATATGTGCCGCTGCCAGGATTCAAACCAATCTATCTGAAACCGGATGCCGAGGATTACCTGACCAAGCTGGTGTCACGCACGTCCCAGTCATCCGATCTGCTGTCGGGTATCGAATATCCAAAGGCGGACATGATCCCGAACCTCAACAGGAAGCTTGATCCTGATGTCCTGCGCAGCCTGACGACCGCCAGCCGCCACTTGCAGGTCGTGGAGGTTGCCTATCAGTCCATGACGTCAGAAGCGTCTGCACCGACATTGCGGAAGATCAGCCCGCATGGGTTCGGCAGCGACGGGATGCGGTGGCATGTCCGTGGTTATTGTCACCGGGATGACATCTTCAAGGACTTCCTCATCTCCCGGTTTCACGACATTAGGGCAATTGAAGCGTCCGAGATTGATCCGAGAACAGACCTTCAATGGCATTCGACACTGAATGTCATCCTTACCCCCAATCCCGCGCTCTCAGAAGCCCAGCAGGATGTCATTGCAGCAGATTACGGGATGCTGAATGGCCGTCTGGAAGTCGACGTCCGGAAATCATTCCTCTTCTACTTCCTTCGACGATACCGGCTCGACCTGACAGATCTGTCGCCAGACCCGCGCGAGGCGCCGCTTGTCATCGAAAACCGGTCGGCGTTTGAAGAAGCACTTGTTTCAAATCAGAACTGA
- the hutG gene encoding N-formylglutamate deformylase: MTPVSVHEGTAPVILVQPHSGTFVPVEIEARLNPCGRELLDTDWHVDRLYEDLLPEASVVRANFHRYVIDANRDPSGVSLYPGQNTTGLVPLVTFDEQPIWAEPPTDEEIEARRRDYHSAYHAALSLEIERVKARHGVAVLYDCHSIRSRLPFLFEGELPDLNIGTNNGESCARALESAATDICAQSDFSCVLNGRFRGGWTTRHYGKPRTGVHAIQMEIAQHCYLETEAPPFAYNDSKADKLRKTLKQILERVNALALSGELEGDGS, from the coding sequence GTGACCCCGGTAAGTGTTCACGAAGGCACAGCACCCGTCATCCTCGTCCAGCCCCATTCGGGGACATTCGTTCCCGTAGAGATCGAAGCGCGTCTGAACCCCTGCGGCCGCGAACTTCTTGATACAGACTGGCATGTGGACCGGCTTTATGAAGACCTCCTTCCAGAGGCCAGCGTGGTCCGGGCGAATTTTCATCGCTATGTCATCGACGCCAATCGCGACCCTTCCGGCGTCAGCCTCTATCCCGGCCAGAACACGACCGGCCTCGTCCCTCTCGTCACGTTTGACGAACAGCCGATCTGGGCGGAACCGCCTACAGATGAAGAGATTGAGGCGCGGCGCAGGGACTATCATTCCGCCTATCATGCTGCGCTGTCGCTGGAGATCGAAAGGGTGAAGGCCCGCCACGGCGTCGCCGTTCTTTATGACTGCCATTCGATCAGGTCCCGGTTGCCCTTCCTCTTCGAAGGTGAGTTGCCCGACCTCAATATCGGCACGAATAATGGCGAGAGCTGCGCACGCGCCCTCGAGAGTGCTGCCACTGATATTTGTGCGCAGTCGGATTTTTCTTGCGTCCTCAATGGCCGTTTCCGGGGCGGCTGGACGACTCGTCATTATGGAAAACCCCGAACGGGCGTCCATGCGATCCAGATGGAGATCGCCCAGCACTGCTATCTTGAAACCGAAGCGCCGCCCTTCGCCTATAACGACAGCAAGGCAGATAAATTGCGCAAAACGCTCAAACAGATACTCGAACGCGTCAATGCGCTGGCGCTCAGCGGAGAACTCGAAGGAGACGGATCGTGA
- a CDS encoding RsmB/NOP family class I SAM-dependent RNA methyltransferase has translation MPKNPPITQPSKKPKIIEGLASRGAALDILRLLRSGLALDEALSVSKTFESLEGADRGFARALVMTVLRRRNTLDEIYAPFLDRPLKPNQHEVRTILRLAAAQIIFLETPPHAAASTAVDLARERRETAGFAKLINALCRRMAEADPERIKALPPRTDTPGWFWRKLERSHGAKAARTIAQVHASEPPLDLTFRTSADRDEWAEKLGAEPVGEVSLRQLDRGRTENIEGYEDGIWWVQDLAATLPARLAGDVAGKRVYDLCAAPGGKTMQLAAAGADVTAVDISPSRMERLTANLQRTNLKATSFICDVLDWQPEDLADVVLLDAPCTATGTVRRHPDLLWSKKEEDAEALAVLQDRMLDHVTAMVAPGGLLIFATCSLLPEEGEERAARFLKTHPEFERVPVTEEDVAGLPVINRDGDLRCTPAVLADKGGMDGFFAARFRKKD, from the coding sequence ATGCCCAAAAATCCTCCCATCACCCAGCCTTCGAAAAAGCCGAAAATCATTGAAGGCCTGGCAAGCCGGGGCGCAGCCCTTGATATCCTTCGCCTTTTGCGCAGCGGTTTGGCGCTTGATGAGGCGCTTTCTGTCTCAAAGACGTTTGAATCGCTTGAGGGGGCGGATCGCGGCTTCGCGCGGGCACTGGTCATGACCGTGCTGCGCCGGCGCAACACGCTTGATGAAATCTACGCGCCTTTCCTCGACCGACCGCTGAAACCGAACCAGCACGAGGTGCGGACCATTCTGCGGCTGGCGGCCGCGCAAATCATCTTCCTTGAGACCCCGCCTCATGCTGCCGCCTCGACTGCTGTGGATCTGGCGCGCGAGCGCCGGGAGACGGCGGGCTTTGCCAAGTTGATCAACGCGCTTTGCCGCCGCATGGCGGAGGCCGACCCCGAGCGGATCAAGGCTCTGCCGCCCCGCACCGACACGCCCGGCTGGTTCTGGCGCAAGCTTGAGCGCAGCCATGGCGCAAAGGCCGCCCGCACTATCGCGCAGGTTCATGCCTCAGAGCCGCCGCTCGACCTTACCTTCCGAACGTCAGCCGACCGTGATGAATGGGCGGAAAAGTTGGGTGCCGAGCCTGTGGGGGAGGTATCGCTCCGCCAGCTCGACCGCGGACGGACCGAGAATATTGAGGGGTATGAGGACGGTATCTGGTGGGTCCAGGATCTCGCCGCCACCCTGCCCGCCCGCCTTGCCGGCGACGTTGCAGGCAAGCGCGTCTATGACCTTTGTGCCGCTCCCGGCGGCAAGACGATGCAGCTGGCTGCGGCAGGCGCGGATGTCACGGCTGTCGACATCTCCCCCTCACGGATGGAGCGGCTGACGGCAAACCTTCAGCGCACCAATCTTAAGGCGACAAGCTTCATCTGTGATGTCCTCGACTGGCAACCCGAAGACCTTGCCGATGTCGTTCTTCTTGATGCGCCCTGCACAGCGACGGGGACTGTCCGTCGGCACCCGGACCTTCTCTGGTCAAAGAAAGAAGAAGACGCCGAAGCCCTCGCCGTCCTTCAGGACCGGATGCTCGATCATGTCACCGCCATGGTTGCACCCGGCGGGCTTCTGATCTTTGCGACCTGCTCGCTCCTCCCCGAAGAGGGGGAGGAACGAGCCGCAAGGTTCCTGAAGACGCATCCCGAATTTGAGCGCGTGCCCGTGACCGAGGAAGATGTTGCCGGCCTGCCGGTGATCAACCGTGACGGAGACCTGCGCTGCACCCCGGCCGTCCTTGCCGACAAGGGCGGCATGGACGGGTTCTTTGCGGCACGCTTCCGCAAGAAAGACTAG